The Thalassoroseus pseudoceratinae genome has a segment encoding these proteins:
- a CDS encoding glutaredoxin family protein, protein MSSELQETDATSTTNDSTQIVPENDLGRHWLGSVMMLVAALAFVLIVGEKTVGLPFEMPRSFYAFPVLWFAGAFIMLMAGVFIVSQASPNTKEAWQPSQSGQRFDSIHLYTRPGCHLCDVANDILAKYREYLPKAEEVNIESNPELLEKYALDIPVVACDGRVRFRGHVDEILLRRLIEATPPQNDATT, encoded by the coding sequence ATGTCATCCGAACTTCAGGAAACCGACGCGACGTCGACAACCAACGATAGCACACAAATCGTGCCCGAGAACGATCTCGGTCGGCATTGGCTCGGCTCGGTCATGATGTTGGTCGCCGCATTGGCGTTTGTACTTATTGTGGGCGAGAAAACCGTTGGTTTGCCCTTTGAAATGCCACGCTCGTTCTATGCGTTTCCGGTATTATGGTTTGCCGGTGCGTTCATTATGCTGATGGCCGGTGTGTTCATTGTGAGTCAGGCGAGTCCGAACACCAAAGAAGCTTGGCAGCCGTCGCAATCAGGCCAGCGGTTCGACAGCATTCATTTGTATACACGCCCCGGGTGTCATCTTTGCGATGTCGCCAATGATATCCTCGCCAAATACCGGGAATATCTGCCGAAAGCGGAGGAAGTGAACATCGAATCGAACCCGGAACTTTTGGAGAAATACGCCCTGGACATTCCCGTCGTTGCTTGCGACGGACGCGTCCGGTTTCGAGGGCATGTGGATGAAATCTTGCTCCGACGGCTTATTGAAGCCACCCCACCACAAAACGATGCCACCACTTGA
- a CDS encoding response regulator, producing the protein MSKFSETSLSDSKILIADDNVQNCELLDAYLATEDYEIGFAYDGEQTLEQVSEFAPDLILLDIMMPKLSGYEVCQKIKSDSKTRSIPILMVTALNEKNDIEKAVQAGCDDFLTKPVNQLELKTRVRSLLRVRHLTNERDRLLAYLAEVEKSGQETNTSDS; encoded by the coding sequence ATGTCGAAATTCAGTGAAACATCTCTGTCCGACTCCAAGATTTTGATCGCCGACGACAACGTGCAAAACTGTGAGTTGCTCGACGCATATCTCGCCACCGAAGACTACGAGATCGGCTTTGCGTACGATGGGGAACAAACCCTCGAACAAGTGTCGGAGTTCGCTCCGGATTTGATCCTCCTCGACATCATGATGCCAAAACTCAGTGGCTACGAAGTCTGTCAGAAAATCAAATCCGACTCCAAAACCCGGTCGATCCCAATTCTGATGGTGACGGCTCTCAACGAAAAGAACGATATCGAGAAAGCCGTTCAGGCCGGCTGTGACGACTTCCTGACCAAGCCCGTCAATCAACTGGAATTGAAGACGCGTGTGCGTTCTTTGTTGCGTGTTCGCCATTTGACGAACGAGCGTGATCGCTTGTTGGCTTACCTAGCCGAAGTCGAGAAGTCTGGGCAAGAGACAAACACCTCCGACTCTTAG
- a CDS encoding class I SAM-dependent rRNA methyltransferase — protein MTVPTESAERLPRVIIKSRRAQPFFYRHPWVFAGAVKRMEGTPSAGDAVDLYSGEGKFIARGLYNPHSNIRVRLYTWDSNVTLDADFWRSRIDTALALRESIQASNPPADRNESAERLIYSEGDELSGLVVDRYGRWLMVQFTSLAMYERREIILNHLRERLNPQGIWLRTEKGIRDAEGLEVADGSLDGNAPPRPITIDEHGLKFQVDVVEGQKTGTFLDQRDNRIAAAKYMSGRRVLDVFCYTGGFGIAALRHGNAQHVTAVDVSEGALQIAAANAELNGVSDQIEFEKSIAFDFLESAQANDRTFDAVVLDPPKMTRNRSGIDKALKGYHSLNRLAVERLTPGGILVTNSCSGLVNRDEFAGMLVDVALRAGRTLQILESRGQSPDHPISVFCPETAYLKCFICRVV, from the coding sequence TTGACTGTTCCCACCGAATCCGCTGAGCGTTTGCCGCGAGTCATCATCAAATCGCGGCGGGCGCAACCGTTCTTCTATCGTCATCCCTGGGTGTTTGCCGGTGCGGTGAAACGGATGGAGGGCACGCCATCCGCCGGTGATGCAGTCGATTTGTATTCCGGCGAAGGCAAATTCATCGCTCGCGGACTCTACAATCCGCACAGCAATATCCGAGTCCGGCTATACACTTGGGACTCGAACGTCACGCTGGATGCCGATTTTTGGCGATCCCGAATCGATACGGCTCTCGCGCTTCGGGAATCCATCCAAGCGAGCAATCCGCCAGCCGATCGGAACGAGTCGGCTGAACGACTCATCTACAGTGAAGGCGACGAACTCTCCGGTTTGGTCGTTGATCGCTATGGCCGGTGGTTGATGGTGCAGTTCACAAGCCTGGCGATGTACGAACGCCGCGAGATCATCCTGAACCATCTGCGGGAGCGGCTCAATCCTCAAGGAATTTGGCTACGCACGGAGAAGGGCATCCGCGATGCCGAAGGCTTGGAAGTGGCAGATGGTTCGCTTGATGGCAACGCTCCACCGCGTCCGATCACAATTGACGAGCATGGGCTGAAATTTCAAGTGGATGTCGTGGAAGGTCAGAAGACCGGCACGTTTCTCGATCAACGCGACAACCGCATTGCAGCCGCCAAATATATGTCCGGACGACGTGTGCTGGATGTGTTTTGCTACACCGGTGGGTTCGGGATTGCAGCGCTCCGGCACGGCAATGCACAACACGTGACCGCCGTCGATGTCTCCGAGGGTGCCCTCCAAATTGCCGCCGCAAATGCAGAGCTGAACGGGGTTTCCGATCAGATCGAATTTGAAAAGTCCATCGCCTTCGATTTCCTCGAATCCGCGCAAGCCAACGACCGAACGTTCGATGCCGTTGTTCTCGACCCTCCCAAAATGACCAGAAATCGTTCCGGGATTGATAAGGCTCTCAAAGGCTACCACAGTTTGAATCGGTTGGCGGTCGAGCGGTTGACGCCTGGTGGAATACTGGTGACAAATAGCTGCTCCGGACTGGTCAATCGCGACGAATTTGCTGGGATGCTAGTCGATGTCGCCTTGCGTGCCGGGCGAACATTGCAAATTCTCGAATCGCGTGGCCAAAGTCCCGATCACCCCATTTCCGTTTTCTGCCCGGAAACGGCCTACCTCAAATGCTTCATTTGCCGAGTCGTATAA
- a CDS encoding class I SAM-dependent methyltransferase, producing MVTRKQRERRRQIEEQRLGVRTSEQLLIEWLPDAPPTHMICTSLGRGQLAATAAERLSETTVDCLFLDLFLAEQARNANAERSLSNLQFRCEVDFPEEPCQLAALPFTTGGEAELTWNLMQSAFQRLEQGGQLAVAVDNPNDTWLRERMRNLFKKTTTIPHDLGVVYVGRKSEPLKKVKQFDEEFAFRDAGRLYKVITQPSVFSHRRLDLGARALMEAMNLNSGDRVLELGCGAGAVCFAAAGRNLEGTVHGMDSNPRAVACTLEGARRNDLPNITAELTADARVDQPGSYDLVLANPPYFSNFRIAELFVNSAAEALKRGGRLQIVTKHPAWFLERLPQQFRKVRSTDSRRYKIISGVR from the coding sequence ATGGTCACACGAAAACAACGCGAACGACGACGACAAATCGAAGAACAACGTTTGGGCGTTCGCACGTCGGAACAGCTTCTCATCGAATGGTTGCCCGACGCCCCGCCGACACACATGATTTGCACGTCACTCGGTCGCGGACAACTTGCCGCCACTGCCGCGGAGCGTTTGTCGGAGACCACGGTGGATTGCTTGTTCCTCGATCTATTCCTGGCCGAGCAGGCCCGAAATGCAAACGCGGAACGCTCGTTGTCGAATCTGCAGTTCCGTTGCGAAGTCGACTTTCCCGAAGAGCCTTGCCAATTGGCAGCGTTACCATTCACGACCGGCGGTGAAGCGGAACTGACTTGGAATTTGATGCAGAGTGCGTTTCAGCGGTTGGAGCAGGGCGGTCAACTGGCCGTCGCGGTCGATAATCCCAACGATACCTGGCTCCGTGAGCGAATGCGGAATCTGTTCAAAAAGACAACCACAATTCCCCATGATCTTGGCGTGGTCTATGTCGGTCGCAAGAGCGAGCCGCTCAAGAAAGTGAAGCAGTTCGACGAGGAATTCGCCTTCCGCGACGCAGGCCGATTGTACAAAGTCATCACGCAACCAAGTGTGTTCAGCCATCGGCGGTTGGACCTTGGTGCTCGCGCGTTGATGGAGGCGATGAACCTCAATTCTGGCGACCGTGTTTTGGAACTTGGTTGCGGCGCAGGAGCGGTTTGTTTCGCAGCCGCCGGTCGGAATCTCGAAGGAACCGTGCATGGGATGGACTCCAATCCTCGAGCTGTTGCCTGCACGCTGGAAGGAGCAAGACGGAACGACTTGCCGAACATCACCGCTGAACTCACCGCCGACGCCCGAGTCGATCAGCCGGGAAGTTACGATTTGGTGCTCGCAAATCCGCCGTACTTTTCCAACTTCCGAATTGCGGAGCTGTTCGTGAACTCGGCGGCGGAAGCTCTCAAACGCGGTGGTCGCTTGCAGATTGTCACCAAACACCCGGCGTGGTTTCTCGAACGATTGCCGCAGCAATTTCGCAAGGTTCGTTCGACGGATAGCCGGCGTTACAAGATCATTTCCGGTGTACGCTAG
- a CDS encoding C40 family peptidase, with amino-acid sequence MQSLLLIAATFTGSPHLAVCDSSEGAATILESHVQSGTLLFSQGDCLAVRIFTRSPYTHVAAVVEKDGEFFVYDSMNGVGVRKLTLLEYCRTECPETLHVYHPKRKFTGGKLRAFTRHLDSEIGREYGVKHHLTGERAAGIHCAEYVTDALCACQVVSAKRPPKVSPDSLRSGVEKSEIYYSALKIELNKPLPTASPESSCCQRFWFNTKQQTNRICAKLKGWWLCK; translated from the coding sequence ATGCAATCACTTCTTCTAATCGCCGCAACATTCACCGGTTCTCCACATTTGGCGGTCTGCGACTCTTCGGAAGGCGCCGCGACCATTCTGGAAAGTCATGTGCAATCGGGCACGTTGCTGTTTTCTCAGGGTGACTGCTTGGCGGTCCGTATCTTCACGCGAAGTCCATACACGCACGTCGCGGCGGTGGTCGAGAAAGACGGTGAGTTTTTCGTCTACGACAGCATGAACGGAGTCGGTGTGCGGAAGTTAACGCTCTTAGAATACTGTCGCACAGAGTGCCCCGAGACCTTGCATGTCTACCACCCGAAACGGAAGTTTACCGGCGGCAAACTCCGTGCATTCACGCGGCATTTGGATTCCGAAATCGGTCGGGAATACGGTGTGAAGCACCATCTCACCGGCGAACGGGCCGCAGGGATTCACTGTGCGGAATACGTCACCGATGCCTTGTGTGCCTGCCAAGTTGTTTCCGCGAAACGACCGCCGAAAGTGTCTCCCGACAGTCTGCGGTCGGGAGTCGAAAAATCAGAAATTTACTATTCGGCTCTGAAAATCGAGCTTAACAAACCTCTACCGACAGCTTCGCCAGAATCGAGTTGTTGCCAACGGTTTTGGTTTAACACGAAACAGCAAACCAATCGCATCTGTGCGAAACTGAAGGGTTGGTGGCTTTGCAAATAG
- a CDS encoding peroxiredoxin family protein: MSPSCLVCTLLAILPAASVTEVQYVGQLKQVAGEGVGDLKSFELTCRLLNPAGKSQMFWSVEETGGGEFAWPERFGIATFQGANQLASGQLPRVLQTHNDSPSPVDLPPIMLPTEKPLEVGQEWEHQKTQYVVEGEQTVRVSDGGDKVDCWVIEMTSHPGRQTKLVVEKENLTLLTAEGRLFLGRGDRYQIQMERKSSRSVEGPLADQLATAFDGLTNLQTKLERRTNETTPKLHDNQLKLTAKALPELEKSVRETSLQGLVAAIKKDVEDQTNRDRGLNSLAEKFLGESAPDFALSTLQGKSVSLKGDTEDDQIVVLHFWKYHDEKLNEPYGQVGYLDFLHGKRNKLGVQIYGVAVDERFGTGSDFAAKRGVRKLAEFMNLGYPILLDDGDVLKTFGDPLNNGGELPLWVVIKPDKTVAHYKVGFYQIKPNRGLEELDAVVVDLIKKRREAAE, translated from the coding sequence ATGTCTCCATCCTGCTTGGTCTGCACACTCCTGGCCATTTTACCGGCGGCTTCCGTCACGGAGGTGCAATACGTTGGTCAATTGAAACAAGTTGCCGGTGAAGGCGTCGGGGATCTCAAGTCATTCGAATTGACGTGTCGCTTGTTGAATCCGGCTGGCAAGTCCCAAATGTTCTGGAGCGTCGAAGAAACCGGTGGCGGAGAATTCGCTTGGCCAGAGCGTTTCGGCATCGCAACGTTTCAAGGGGCCAATCAATTGGCCAGCGGACAGTTGCCTCGGGTTTTGCAAACCCATAACGACAGCCCATCCCCCGTCGATCTCCCACCAATTATGTTGCCGACCGAGAAGCCATTGGAAGTCGGCCAAGAGTGGGAACATCAGAAGACGCAGTACGTCGTTGAGGGCGAACAAACGGTTCGTGTCTCCGACGGTGGCGACAAGGTCGATTGTTGGGTGATCGAGATGACTTCGCACCCCGGGCGGCAAACGAAATTGGTTGTCGAGAAGGAAAACCTGACTTTGCTCACGGCGGAAGGGCGTCTGTTCTTGGGTCGTGGTGATCGGTACCAGATTCAGATGGAACGGAAATCAAGTCGTTCGGTGGAGGGCCCATTGGCCGATCAGTTAGCAACGGCATTTGACGGTTTGACGAATCTGCAAACAAAGTTGGAACGTCGGACCAACGAAACCACGCCGAAGCTGCACGACAATCAGTTGAAACTCACCGCGAAGGCGTTGCCGGAATTGGAGAAGTCGGTGCGGGAAACATCGTTGCAGGGTTTGGTGGCGGCTATCAAGAAAGATGTCGAGGACCAAACCAACCGCGATCGTGGGCTGAACAGTTTGGCGGAAAAGTTTCTTGGCGAATCCGCTCCCGACTTCGCCCTTAGCACTCTTCAAGGAAAATCAGTCAGCTTGAAGGGTGACACCGAAGACGACCAAATTGTGGTGCTGCATTTCTGGAAGTATCACGATGAGAAGCTCAACGAACCGTACGGACAAGTGGGGTACTTGGACTTTCTCCACGGCAAACGCAACAAACTCGGCGTGCAGATTTACGGTGTCGCCGTGGATGAACGGTTTGGAACCGGATCAGACTTCGCGGCAAAACGGGGCGTCCGGAAGTTGGCCGAGTTTATGAACCTGGGCTATCCGATCCTGCTTGATGACGGAGATGTCCTCAAGACCTTCGGGGACCCACTCAACAATGGCGGCGAATTGCCATTGTGGGTGGTCATCAAACCGGACAAAACCGTCGCGCACTACAAGGTGGGATTCTACCAAATCAAACCGAATCGTGGGTTGGAGGAACTTGATGCCGTCGTTGTGGACTTGATCAAGAAACGCCGCGAGGCAGCAGAGTAA
- a CDS encoding efflux RND transporter periplasmic adaptor subunit: MRHLNLIALSVLLTAVSADAQQPSTTETNELNNVTIEREPVQVIPSDDLQIPLVLEPHRQVELVAHADGVVAVMNAKVGEKLAKQAEAARLDDREYQLELKQARAELKLAEIQEEGAIAGTKRQMSALVEAREAAVSLAELRRSRAIVRAPFAGTALRVHVREGEWVRAGQPLVTLGDVTKLSVELPVIRKSAGDDEQENTIEVGKSYTLQINGESVTGTIESLPPLAEDFGPLRNFIDNLGSAVVTIDNSKSTFLVGQAVHIPLIPRQPVASVPNASLQALPENSGWKVQVVRDDTVRDITVSILARINEERTYTSGLFQAKDELIVKTSQPLTDGTKLRSANTPPPESKKPAPKVYDDF, translated from the coding sequence ATGCGCCACCTCAATCTCATCGCTTTGAGTGTTTTGCTGACAGCGGTTTCGGCCGACGCCCAGCAACCATCGACGACCGAAACGAACGAACTCAATAACGTCACCATTGAACGCGAACCGGTGCAGGTCATTCCCAGTGACGACCTTCAAATCCCGTTGGTGTTGGAACCGCATCGGCAAGTTGAATTAGTTGCCCACGCGGATGGCGTTGTGGCGGTCATGAACGCCAAAGTTGGTGAGAAACTCGCGAAGCAGGCCGAAGCCGCTCGACTGGATGACCGAGAATACCAATTAGAACTCAAGCAAGCCCGTGCGGAACTCAAGTTGGCCGAAATTCAAGAGGAGGGTGCCATCGCCGGAACCAAACGACAAATGTCTGCTTTGGTGGAAGCGAGAGAAGCCGCCGTTAGCTTGGCGGAATTGCGACGCAGTCGGGCGATCGTTCGGGCACCGTTTGCCGGCACCGCACTTCGAGTTCACGTTCGGGAGGGCGAATGGGTTCGAGCCGGTCAACCGCTGGTGACGCTGGGGGATGTCACGAAACTTTCGGTGGAACTTCCTGTCATTCGGAAGTCTGCGGGCGACGACGAGCAGGAAAATACCATCGAGGTCGGAAAGTCGTACACGTTGCAGATCAACGGCGAATCCGTAACCGGTACGATTGAAAGCCTCCCGCCGTTGGCCGAAGACTTTGGACCGCTGCGAAACTTCATCGACAATCTCGGTTCCGCCGTGGTGACCATCGACAATTCCAAATCAACATTTCTCGTCGGCCAAGCGGTTCATATTCCCCTGATTCCTCGGCAACCGGTCGCAAGCGTCCCGAACGCGAGTCTTCAGGCGTTGCCAGAGAATAGTGGCTGGAAAGTGCAAGTGGTCCGTGATGATACGGTCCGGGATATCACGGTCTCAATTCTCGCTCGCATCAATGAAGAGCGAACCTACACATCAGGGCTGTTCCAAGCCAAGGACGAATTGATCGTCAAGACATCGCAACCGCTGACGGACGGTACGAAACTGCGATCCGCCAACACGCCACCCCCGGAATCGAAGAAACCGGCCCCCAAAGTCTACGACGACTTTTAA
- a CDS encoding class I SAM-dependent methyltransferase, protein MTKRPATNRVFLREFFRQFHTTGSIVPSSRSLSRSLAKYVINRDEDRPLRILEVGPGTGPVTRQIAEAMRSDDILDLVEINPEFVRVLNERLSSESVFQQIADRTRVLCQPIEDIADSEPYDVIVSGLPFNNFEPGVVESILDRFGHLARPMGRLSFFEYAGIRKLKATVIPGRKTRERMRGVTAVLEKFLTAETSRDTILRNVPPAWVHHVQFPEVAHTESTAENGQPMDSTSTSQ, encoded by the coding sequence ATGACGAAACGTCCCGCCACCAACCGCGTGTTTTTGCGTGAGTTCTTTCGACAATTCCACACCACTGGTTCCATCGTTCCCAGCAGTCGATCGCTGTCACGGTCACTTGCTAAATATGTGATCAATCGTGACGAAGATCGCCCGCTTCGAATCTTAGAAGTCGGCCCCGGAACCGGTCCGGTAACCCGGCAAATCGCGGAAGCCATGCGGTCCGATGACATCCTTGACCTCGTGGAGATCAACCCGGAATTTGTCCGTGTACTCAACGAGCGGTTGAGCAGCGAATCCGTGTTTCAGCAGATCGCTGATCGAACGCGTGTCCTCTGCCAACCGATCGAGGACATCGCCGACTCGGAACCATATGACGTCATCGTTTCCGGTCTGCCATTCAACAATTTTGAACCGGGCGTCGTCGAAAGCATTCTCGACCGGTTCGGACACCTCGCCCGACCAATGGGCCGACTGTCCTTCTTTGAGTACGCAGGGATACGGAAATTGAAAGCCACGGTCATTCCGGGGCGGAAAACTCGGGAACGCATGCGTGGCGTGACGGCCGTCCTGGAGAAGTTCCTGACGGCGGAAACTTCACGCGATACCATCCTGCGAAACGTCCCACCTGCGTGGGTTCATCATGTGCAATTTCCCGAAGTCGCCCATACCGAATCAACCGCCGAGAATGGTCAGCCAATGGACTCGACATCAACGAGCCAGTGA